Proteins encoded by one window of Emticicia oligotrophica DSM 17448:
- a CDS encoding GNAT family N-acetyltransferase codes for MDIFFRKATQKDADLTFEIEQDAYKEYSEELYSTEIESHRKYFDSAFIQMVEYKNQTIGYLEVEEKNHSFEIINIQIQKDFQNLGLGSRILKKVIEEGEQKSKGIELQVLKNNPKAKRFYENSGFQVYFETEFEYKMKFSHANRILRNKVD; via the coding sequence ATGGACATTTTTTTCAGAAAAGCTACTCAAAAAGATGCTGATTTGACTTTCGAAATAGAGCAAGATGCGTATAAAGAATATAGCGAAGAGTTGTATTCAACAGAAATAGAATCTCATCGTAAATATTTTGATTCCGCATTTATCCAAATGGTTGAGTATAAAAATCAAACAATTGGTTATCTGGAAGTAGAAGAAAAAAATCATTCATTCGAAATTATAAATATTCAAATTCAAAAAGACTTTCAAAATCTTGGTCTTGGTAGTAGAATACTCAAAAAAGTTATTGAAGAAGGAGAACAAAAGTCGAAAGGAATTGAATTACAAGTATTAAAAAACAATCCAAAAGCCAAACGCTTTTACGAAAACTCAGGATTTCAGGTATATTTTGAAACCGAGTTTGAATACAAAATGAAATTCTCTCATGCAAATCGGATTCTTAGAAATAAAGTGGACTGA
- a CDS encoding zinc-dependent metalloprotease — MKLLKFTFLSSLALSIALGANAQKKDEKKSEETKPSTPAPAAPAKPAEMPKAGPKSYKEVITDKAKTSKGLMTVHKVDDKYFFEIADTLMGRDIMTVTRYSKTAAGGGIFGGEEVNRQVVRWEKGPENKLFLRSISLIIASPDSTKPIFKSVLNSSADPIIGVFDIKALRKDTSSVIEVTDFFKGDNQVFSLDPVNKQLLKIAAIQPDRSFIQHIRSYPINTEIRTTKTFSVVPPSVSLAPIPQIGNYLPASRDAGVVTMEFNTSMIILPKTPMRKRYFDPRVGYFANQYSTFGEESQQSDKEVFTVRWRLEPKNQEDAERQKRGELIEPKKPIIYYIDPATPKKWQKYLKAGVDDWQVAFEKAGWKNAIRGEYLSEKDSLSLEDARFSVIRYFAADIQNAYGPNVHDPRSGEILESHIGWYHNVMRLLRNWYLIQTAASDPRSRKKTFDDELMGQLIRFVSSHEVGHTIGLRHNMGASSATPVEKLRDKDWVAKNGHTSSIMDYARFNYVAQPEDGVTDFFPRIGDYDIWAIQWAYKFFADAKSATEEKSILNQLTKEAIKDPRKRFGTEISPFDPRYQTEDLSDNAMKASDYGIKNLQRILPNLPEWSKENGETYKELAELYANVVGQYRRYIGHVTKNVGGIYDTPKTYDMEGSVYEVVPRATQKDAVSFLNRQVFETPTWLLDRNILNKINPETGVEAIKSIQEATLNNLLAGDRAVRLMETGSSSSANYNLDELMTDLRSSIWSELKSKKAIDIYRRNLQKVFVEKVASLLNPGMTTTSYIPQGASYGFESRMVDLKKTDLPSIARAHLEMLKSDIKLALPLTTDKMSKYHLQDVLQRIENALNPNK; from the coding sequence ATGAAATTATTAAAGTTTACTTTTTTAAGTTCTTTAGCTTTGAGTATTGCTTTAGGAGCTAATGCTCAGAAAAAAGACGAAAAAAAATCAGAAGAGACCAAACCTTCAACCCCGGCTCCTGCAGCACCAGCGAAACCTGCCGAAATGCCCAAGGCAGGGCCAAAGTCTTACAAAGAAGTAATTACCGACAAAGCCAAGACTAGCAAAGGCTTAATGACGGTACATAAAGTTGATGATAAATATTTCTTCGAAATTGCGGATACCCTCATGGGTCGCGACATCATGACCGTTACTCGTTACTCAAAAACAGCAGCAGGTGGTGGCATTTTTGGTGGCGAAGAAGTTAATCGTCAAGTTGTTAGATGGGAAAAAGGACCAGAAAACAAACTTTTCTTGCGTTCAATCTCATTAATTATTGCCAGCCCTGATAGCACAAAACCGATTTTCAAATCAGTTCTTAATTCAAGTGCAGACCCAATTATTGGTGTATTTGATATTAAGGCATTGAGAAAAGATACTTCATCGGTAATTGAAGTAACTGACTTTTTCAAGGGTGATAACCAAGTCTTTTCTCTTGACCCAGTTAATAAGCAATTATTAAAAATTGCGGCAATCCAACCAGACCGTTCGTTTATCCAACATATTCGTTCATATCCAATCAATACTGAAATTCGTACTACCAAGACTTTCAGCGTAGTTCCACCAAGTGTTTCGTTGGCTCCAATTCCACAAATTGGTAATTATTTACCAGCATCGCGTGATGCCGGTGTAGTTACGATGGAGTTTAATACTTCGATGATAATTCTGCCAAAAACACCTATGCGTAAGCGTTATTTCGACCCGCGTGTAGGATATTTTGCGAATCAATATTCTACTTTTGGTGAAGAATCTCAACAATCAGACAAAGAAGTTTTTACTGTAAGATGGAGACTTGAACCAAAAAATCAAGAAGATGCTGAACGCCAAAAACGTGGAGAATTAATTGAACCTAAAAAACCAATTATCTATTACATTGACCCCGCAACCCCTAAAAAATGGCAAAAATACTTAAAAGCTGGTGTAGATGATTGGCAAGTAGCTTTTGAGAAAGCTGGTTGGAAAAATGCTATTCGTGGTGAATATTTGAGCGAAAAAGATAGCTTGAGTTTAGAAGATGCTCGTTTTTCGGTAATTAGATATTTTGCTGCTGATATTCAAAATGCTTATGGGCCAAACGTACATGACCCAAGAAGTGGTGAAATTTTAGAAAGCCATATCGGTTGGTATCATAATGTTATGCGTTTATTGCGTAACTGGTATTTAATTCAAACGGCTGCTTCAGACCCACGTTCAAGAAAGAAAACATTTGATGATGAATTGATGGGTCAATTAATTCGATTTGTATCTTCACACGAAGTAGGCCACACTATTGGTTTACGCCACAATATGGGTGCAAGTTCTGCCACTCCAGTTGAAAAACTACGTGATAAAGATTGGGTAGCCAAAAATGGTCATACTTCTTCAATCATGGACTATGCTCGTTTTAACTACGTAGCACAACCTGAAGATGGTGTAACTGATTTCTTCCCAAGAATTGGTGACTATGATATTTGGGCTATTCAATGGGCTTATAAATTCTTTGCCGATGCCAAAAGTGCTACTGAAGAAAAATCTATCCTAAACCAACTAACGAAAGAAGCTATCAAAGACCCACGTAAGCGTTTTGGCACAGAAATTAGTCCATTTGACCCTCGTTATCAAACTGAAGATTTAAGTGATAACGCCATGAAGGCTTCTGATTATGGTATCAAAAACTTACAAAGAATTTTACCGAATCTTCCAGAATGGAGCAAAGAAAATGGTGAAACTTATAAAGAATTGGCTGAACTGTATGCAAACGTAGTCGGACAGTATCGTCGCTATATCGGCCACGTAACTAAAAACGTGGGTGGTATTTATGATACGCCTAAAACTTATGATATGGAAGGCTCGGTATATGAGGTTGTTCCAAGAGCTACTCAAAAAGATGCCGTTTCTTTCTTAAACAGACAAGTGTTTGAAACGCCAACATGGTTATTAGACAGAAATATTTTAAATAAAATTAATCCTGAAACAGGCGTTGAGGCAATCAAATCAATTCAGGAAGCTACTTTAAATAATTTATTGGCAGGTGATCGTGCTGTAAGATTAATGGAAACTGGCTCATCAAGCTCAGCTAATTACAATTTAGATGAATTAATGACTGATTTACGCTCAAGCATCTGGTCAGAACTGAAATCTAAAAAAGCTATCGACATTTATCGTCGTAACTTACAAAAAGTATTTGTTGAGAAGGTTGCTTCATTACTTAACCCTGGCATGACAACTACTTCATATATTCCACAAGGTGCGTCCTATGGTTTTGAAAGTAGAATGGTTGACCTCAAGAAAACTGATTTGCCTTCAATTGCAAGAGCACATTTGGAAATGTTAAAAAGCGACATTAAATTAGCTTTACCACTTACTACTGATAAGATGAGTAAGTATCATTTACAAGACGTTTTACAAAGAATTGAAAATGCATTGAATCCAAATAAATAA
- a CDS encoding IMPACT family protein: MLFEDTYKTIKSPVEGLFKDRGSKFLAFAYPIEHENEVKPIIENLRKEHFKAVHHCYAFRLGLERTNFRVNDDGEPSGTAGKPILNTLLSHNVTNILVVVVRYFGGTLLGVPGLINAYKTATAEALALAEIIEKTVNDVYIVSFEFIQMNDVMKVVKEFSLKIRNQTYDNQCTMELEFRKTLTNQVVGKLEKIDNISIEYLFTV; the protein is encoded by the coding sequence ATGCTTTTTGAAGATACTTATAAAACCATAAAATCTCCCGTAGAGGGATTATTTAAAGATAGAGGAAGTAAATTTTTAGCTTTTGCTTATCCGATTGAACACGAAAATGAGGTGAAGCCAATTATTGAAAATTTGCGAAAAGAACACTTCAAAGCTGTTCATCATTGTTATGCATTTAGGCTAGGTCTCGAACGCACGAATTTTAGAGTAAATGATGATGGAGAACCATCTGGAACTGCGGGAAAACCCATTTTAAACACCTTACTATCTCACAATGTTACTAATATTTTAGTGGTTGTAGTTAGATACTTTGGTGGAACCCTTTTGGGCGTACCAGGTCTCATTAATGCTTACAAAACAGCCACTGCCGAAGCACTTGCTTTGGCAGAAATTATTGAAAAAACAGTAAATGATGTTTATATTGTGAGTTTTGAGTTCATTCAGATGAATGATGTGATGAAGGTTGTGAAGGAATTTAGTCTAAAAATAAGGAATCAAACCTACGATAATCAATGTACAATGGAACTCGAGTTTCGTAAGACATTGACTAATCAAGTTGTTGGTAAATTAGAAAAAATTGATAATATTTCAATTGAATATTTATTTACGGTTTAA
- a CDS encoding lactonase family protein: MKQIKLIILLLLCINQTFAQKKTLMFIGSYTDGKPNNGIYVYELNKKNGEIRLLSHEENLVNPSFLNVSPDGKYLYSCTETKLPQHGNISAFAINASNGSLKLINKQSANGENPVYVSIHQSQKFVISANYGEGNVTVLPINTDGSLNQFVQSFPFNGSSINKERQEKPHIHSGILSPNHDYLFLPDLGTDQIRVFQFDFNKNKPLIPREELTVKVSAGAGPRHLAFHPNKKFAYLIEEMGGNIVVYQYQNGKLTELQRTMANQKKADIYSSADIHPSPDGKFLYVSNRVENTIAIFKIKKNGQIELIGHESTYGETPRNFNIDPTGNFVIVANQSSDNIVVFRRNQQTGLLKKLSDNTKILHPSCIQFKEYPTN; the protein is encoded by the coding sequence ATGAAGCAAATAAAATTAATTATACTCTTACTTTTGTGCATTAATCAAACTTTTGCCCAAAAGAAAACGCTGATGTTTATTGGTTCATATACCGATGGAAAACCTAACAATGGAATCTACGTTTATGAACTCAATAAAAAAAATGGTGAAATAAGGTTATTGAGTCACGAAGAAAACTTGGTTAATCCTTCCTTTTTGAATGTTTCGCCAGATGGTAAATACCTATATTCATGTACAGAAACTAAGTTGCCTCAACATGGAAATATCAGTGCATTTGCTATCAATGCCTCTAATGGTAGTTTAAAACTAATCAACAAGCAATCGGCAAATGGTGAAAACCCTGTTTATGTGAGCATTCATCAATCTCAGAAATTTGTTATTTCAGCCAATTATGGGGAAGGAAATGTAACGGTTCTCCCTATCAACACCGATGGTAGTTTAAATCAATTTGTACAAAGTTTTCCGTTCAATGGTTCGAGTATTAATAAAGAACGCCAAGAAAAACCTCATATTCACTCTGGGATTCTTTCGCCGAATCATGATTATTTATTCTTACCAGATTTAGGAACAGACCAAATAAGGGTTTTTCAATTTGATTTTAACAAAAATAAACCCTTAATTCCAAGAGAAGAACTTACAGTAAAAGTATCCGCGGGAGCAGGACCACGTCATCTAGCATTTCATCCCAATAAAAAGTTTGCTTATTTAATTGAAGAAATGGGTGGAAATATAGTAGTCTACCAATATCAAAATGGTAAACTTACTGAGCTTCAAAGAACGATGGCCAATCAAAAAAAAGCGGATATTTATAGTAGTGCTGATATTCATCCTTCGCCCGATGGCAAATTTCTTTATGTGAGCAACCGAGTGGAAAATACCATTGCTATTTTTAAAATCAAAAAAAATGGACAAATTGAGTTAATTGGACATGAATCTACCTATGGTGAAACACCAAGAAATTTTAATATAGACCCCACTGGAAATTTTGTCATTGTGGCGAACCAAAGTTCTGATAATATTGTGGTTTTTAGGAGAAATCAACAAACCGGTCTTTTGAAAAAGCTTAGTGATAATACGAAGATTTTACATCCTTCATGTATTCAATTTAAGGAATATCCAACAAATTAG
- a CDS encoding NAD-dependent epimerase/dehydratase family protein, with protein sequence MKTALVVGATGLIGKHLTIKLLNSGLYSTVKVIIRKTLQINHPKLEEIIFDFDNFDNSKIKADDIFCCLGTTMKQAGSKANFYKVDFTYPLETAKAGLTNGAQQFLIVTAMSSNSNSLFYYNRVKGDIEQAIEQLGFPTFQIFRPSMLAGEREKARFGEKIGKVVMDFFAFIIPDKYKVIEGEKVAQAMLAFAQKGFTGKLIHESDKFQNL encoded by the coding sequence ATGAAAACAGCATTAGTAGTTGGTGCAACTGGGCTCATAGGTAAACACCTAACAATCAAATTATTAAATAGTGGTTTATATAGTACTGTAAAAGTTATTATTCGAAAAACACTTCAAATAAATCATCCAAAATTAGAAGAAATTATATTTGATTTTGATAACTTCGATAATTCAAAAATAAAAGCTGATGATATTTTCTGCTGTTTAGGTACAACCATGAAACAAGCAGGTTCAAAAGCTAATTTTTATAAAGTTGATTTTACTTATCCTTTAGAAACAGCTAAAGCAGGTCTTACAAATGGTGCTCAACAATTTTTAATTGTAACCGCAATGAGTTCAAATAGTAATTCATTATTTTATTATAATCGAGTAAAAGGTGATATTGAGCAAGCAATTGAACAACTAGGCTTTCCAACTTTTCAAATTTTCCGCCCATCTATGTTGGCAGGAGAACGTGAAAAAGCCAGATTTGGTGAAAAAATTGGCAAAGTAGTTATGGACTTTTTCGCTTTTATCATACCCGATAAATATAAAGTTATTGAAGGAGAAAAAGTGGCTCAGGCTATGCTTGCATTTGCACAAAAAGGATTTACAGGCAAACTCATTCACGAATCAGATAAATTTCAAAACCTATAA
- a CDS encoding YitT family protein, translating into MNSLWKKIITQTILNKRKTNEKFSDYKLAKGYRELKILITRYFKDFILITAGIFSASFGFKGFLLTNHFIDGGATGISLLISAITKIPLPLLLVCINIPFIFLGYKTVGKVFAIKTALAISGLALCVATVHFPDVTQDNLLVSIFGGFFLGAGIGLSVRGGAVIDGTEVLAIYLSRKFGTTLGDIIIIINILIFSAAAYFLSVEIALYSMITYLSASKTLDFIVEGIDEYTGVTIISSHSEEIRQMIINVMGRGVTVYSGKKGFGKSGETQNVDIIYTVITRLEVNKLNTEIQKIESNAFVVMNSIKDTKGGMIKKRSLSH; encoded by the coding sequence ATGAATTCACTTTGGAAAAAAATTATCACACAAACTATTCTCAACAAACGAAAAACAAACGAAAAATTTTCTGATTATAAACTTGCAAAAGGTTACAGAGAATTAAAGATTTTAATTACACGCTACTTCAAAGATTTTATACTCATTACTGCGGGCATTTTCTCTGCTTCTTTTGGGTTTAAAGGCTTCTTACTAACTAATCATTTTATAGATGGTGGTGCAACAGGCATTTCACTATTAATTTCTGCGATTACTAAAATTCCACTACCACTACTACTTGTTTGTATCAATATTCCCTTCATTTTTTTAGGTTATAAAACGGTAGGTAAGGTATTTGCCATCAAAACCGCTTTAGCCATTTCTGGCTTGGCATTATGCGTAGCCACTGTTCACTTTCCCGATGTAACTCAAGATAATCTTTTAGTATCAATTTTTGGTGGTTTTTTCCTCGGAGCAGGCATCGGTTTATCGGTAAGAGGTGGGGCTGTAATTGATGGAACTGAAGTTTTAGCCATTTATCTAAGTAGAAAATTTGGAACAACGCTTGGAGATATTATTATCATCATTAACATTTTAATTTTTTCAGCCGCTGCCTATTTCTTATCGGTTGAAATTGCACTTTACTCAATGATTACCTATTTATCTGCCTCAAAAACACTTGATTTTATAGTAGAAGGCATTGATGAATATACAGGCGTAACTATTATCTCATCACATAGTGAGGAAATTAGACAAATGATTATTAATGTAATGGGACGTGGTGTAACGGTATATAGTGGAAAAAAAGGGTTTGGAAAAAGTGGAGAAACGCAGAATGTCGATATCATATACACTGTAATAACTCGTTTGGAAGTAAATAAATTAAATACTGAAATTCAAAAAATCGAGTCAAATGCCTTTGTGGTTATGAATAGTATCAAAGATACCAAAGGTGGAATGATAAAAAAACGGTCTCTTTCTCATTAA
- the cdaA gene encoding diadenylate cyclase CdaA, with protein sequence MQIGFLEIKWTDILDITLVAFLLYYIYKLVRGSVASRVFTGYLLIYLFYLIVKAIGLELLTRILEYFMGVGAIALIVLFQQEIRRFLLLIGKSTTLTNNQIFANIMGTEVPLDDSFPLKTIVDSAKTMSSEFTGGIIVIQKEDDLSKFTESGDSIDAVLSKKLILSLFSQYSLLNDGAIIINNNRIMAAHCILPIANNDDLPSNYGFRHRAALGISEATDAAAICISEENGKISLAIDGNIKIVTAAELERDLKTYFFNKN encoded by the coding sequence ATGCAAATCGGATTCTTAGAAATAAAGTGGACTGATATTTTAGATATTACACTTGTAGCATTCTTATTATATTATATATACAAACTAGTTAGAGGAAGTGTAGCGAGTAGAGTTTTTACGGGCTATTTACTTATTTACTTATTCTATCTAATCGTTAAAGCTATTGGTTTAGAGTTACTTACTCGAATTTTAGAATATTTCATGGGCGTTGGAGCGATTGCCTTAATCGTATTATTCCAACAAGAAATACGCAGATTTTTACTCCTGATTGGCAAATCAACTACCCTTACGAATAATCAGATTTTTGCTAATATAATGGGCACTGAAGTTCCTTTAGATGATAGTTTCCCATTAAAAACCATCGTAGATTCTGCCAAAACTATGTCGAGCGAATTCACTGGTGGTATTATTGTAATTCAAAAAGAAGACGATTTATCAAAATTTACTGAATCAGGAGATTCTATTGATGCTGTATTATCCAAAAAACTTATTTTATCGTTATTTAGCCAATACAGTTTATTGAATGATGGTGCTATCATCATCAATAACAATAGGATTATGGCTGCTCACTGCATTTTGCCTATTGCCAACAACGACGACTTACCCTCAAACTATGGTTTCCGACATCGTGCGGCACTTGGAATTTCAGAAGCTACCGATGCTGCTGCCATTTGTATTTCGGAAGAAAATGGGAAAATTTCTCTTGCCATTGATGGAAATATAAAGATTGTGACTGCTGCCGAACTTGAAAGAGATTTAAAAACTTATTTCTTCAATAAAAACTAA
- a CDS encoding GNAT family N-acetyltransferase yields MEILQKDNGENGVFYIEVEGELAAEMTYVWRGNHDRILIDHTEVKEILKGKGAGKQLVAKAVNFAREKKIKIVPICPFAKGVFEKVPEFQDVL; encoded by the coding sequence ATGGAAATCCTACAAAAAGATAACGGAGAAAATGGTGTATTTTATATTGAAGTAGAAGGAGAACTTGCGGCAGAAATGACCTATGTTTGGCGTGGTAACCATGATAGAATTTTAATAGATCACACTGAGGTTAAAGAGATACTAAAAGGAAAAGGGGCTGGTAAACAACTGGTTGCAAAGGCTGTGAACTTTGCCCGTGAGAAAAAAATAAAAATTGTACCGATTTGCCCATTTGCGAAAGGTGTTTTCGAAAAAGTACCTGAATTTCAAGATGTTTTATAA
- a CDS encoding MarC family protein, translating to MNFVFKEIISVSIILFSVIDILGAIPIIIDLRKKAGGIHAEQATLVAGGLMITYLYLGISILSLFGVDVKSFAIAGALILFLIGFEMILGRSIFKHETTNSKATSIVPLAFPIIAGAGTMTTIISLKAAYQEENIVVGILLNLVVVYIVLRTSQQLEKILGPTGADILRKVFGMILIAISIKLIKTNLL from the coding sequence ATGAACTTCGTTTTTAAAGAAATCATCTCAGTTTCAATCATCTTATTTTCAGTAATTGATATTTTAGGAGCTATTCCTATTATCATTGATTTACGGAAAAAAGCGGGTGGCATTCATGCCGAACAAGCCACTTTAGTTGCTGGAGGTCTCATGATAACTTATTTATACTTAGGTATAAGTATCTTGAGTTTATTCGGTGTGGATGTAAAATCTTTTGCGATTGCGGGTGCATTAATTTTATTTCTCATTGGTTTCGAGATGATTTTAGGTAGGAGTATTTTTAAACATGAAACAACCAACAGTAAAGCCACCTCAATAGTGCCTTTAGCTTTCCCGATAATTGCTGGGGCAGGAACAATGACAACCATTATTTCACTGAAAGCGGCCTATCAGGAGGAGAATATTGTAGTTGGTATCTTATTAAACTTAGTAGTGGTATATATCGTTTTACGAACTTCTCAACAACTTGAAAAAATTCTTGGGCCAACTGGAGCAGATATTTTACGAAAAGTATTCGGAATGATATTAATTGCGATTTCCATAAAATTAATAAAAACCAATTTGCTTTAA
- a CDS encoding aminotransferase class V-fold PLP-dependent enzyme: MITFYPGPSKVYPQIATYLQEAVTSGILSQNHRSAPFMEMLEKCISEFKFKLNIPEDYEVFFTSSATECWEIISQSFTINHSHHIYNGAFGQKWHEYASRIVKQTTKQSFDFQSLAANNFIPRDADVICITQNETSNATQISNEFLKSLKAEAVIAVDVTSSLGGIELEWQNGDIWLASVQKCLGLPAGMGLIICSPKAIKRAKEIGDKKYYNSLLFIRENFKKLQTHYTPNILGIFLLHRVMQQVNNTSLVNQQIQARAQDFYNFIEEETKLKLLVKNDSVRSSTVIAIEGSNSEISSIKEKAKENNIILGNGYGQWKDTTFRIANFPAIENWEFDKLKALLRQ, translated from the coding sequence ATGATAACATTTTATCCTGGGCCATCGAAAGTGTATCCACAGATTGCCACTTACCTTCAAGAAGCCGTAACATCGGGAATTTTGAGTCAAAATCACCGAAGTGCTCCTTTTATGGAAATGTTAGAAAAATGTATATCAGAATTCAAGTTTAAATTAAATATCCCCGAAGATTATGAAGTTTTTTTTACTTCTTCGGCAACCGAATGTTGGGAAATTATAAGCCAATCATTTACAATCAATCATAGCCATCATATTTACAACGGTGCTTTCGGACAAAAATGGCATGAATATGCCTCACGAATTGTCAAACAAACCACCAAACAAAGCTTTGATTTCCAATCCTTAGCAGCTAATAATTTCATTCCCCGGGATGCTGACGTAATATGCATCACTCAAAATGAGACATCAAATGCTACGCAAATCTCAAATGAGTTTTTGAAAAGTTTAAAAGCAGAAGCAGTCATTGCCGTTGACGTAACTTCTTCACTAGGTGGAATAGAACTTGAATGGCAAAACGGTGATATTTGGTTAGCTTCTGTACAAAAATGCTTGGGACTTCCCGCAGGCATGGGTTTAATAATTTGTTCCCCAAAAGCAATCAAACGAGCCAAAGAAATCGGCGACAAAAAATATTACAACAGTCTATTATTTATTCGTGAAAACTTTAAAAAACTACAAACACATTATACACCTAATATCTTAGGCATATTTCTTTTGCATAGAGTAATGCAACAAGTGAATAATACCTCACTTGTGAACCAACAAATTCAAGCCAGAGCCCAAGATTTTTATAATTTTATTGAGGAAGAAACCAAGCTTAAGCTTTTAGTTAAAAATGATTCCGTGCGTTCTTCCACAGTCATCGCCATAGAGGGCTCAAATAGTGAAATTTCTTCTATCAAGGAAAAAGCTAAAGAAAATAATATAATTTTGGGTAATGGATATGGTCAATGGAAAGACACAACATTCAGAATCGCAAACTTTCCTGCCATTGAGAATTGGGAATTTGATAAACTAAAAGCCTTACTACGCCAATGA
- a CDS encoding HPP family protein, with amino-acid sequence MVKNRLKRGFRMTKYVVYRETLVDTKEHIYSFVGSFIGIAIIAFIQSRTLSEIDSIFLIGSFGASSVLIFGAIQSPLAQPRNLVLGHVLSATIGVTVYKIMPNILWINAPLAVSLSIVVMQITKTLHPPGGAAALIAIIGTDKVKNLGFWYVLSPVLVGTLILLTVALIFNNLTPNRKYPTDKRYTNFLRKRKADLKT; translated from the coding sequence ATGGTAAAAAACAGGCTTAAACGTGGTTTCAGAATGACAAAGTATGTCGTTTATCGTGAAACATTAGTCGATACCAAAGAACATATTTACTCATTTGTCGGCTCTTTTATTGGTATCGCTATCATCGCATTTATTCAAAGTAGAACTTTATCAGAGATAGATTCTATCTTCTTGATTGGTTCATTTGGAGCATCAAGTGTATTAATTTTTGGTGCAATTCAAAGTCCACTTGCACAGCCAAGAAATTTGGTTTTGGGTCATGTTTTGTCAGCAACAATTGGAGTAACAGTTTATAAAATAATGCCAAATATCCTTTGGATAAATGCCCCCTTAGCTGTTTCGCTATCAATTGTAGTTATGCAAATAACCAAAACCCTACATCCTCCGGGCGGAGCTGCGGCACTAATTGCTATTATAGGTACAGATAAAGTTAAAAATTTGGGTTTTTGGTATGTGCTATCACCCGTTTTGGTAGGCACGCTAATTCTATTGACTGTTGCTTTGATTTTCAACAATTTAACCCCCAATAGAAAATACCCAACAGACAAACGCTATACGAATTTCTTGCGTAAACGTAAAGCTGATTTAAAAACATAA
- a CDS encoding Kelch repeat-containing protein — MISKLLKPSLLISLFSCNAFILSAQTWEKVSPVNNCTNRHENTLTAVGDKIVLFGGRGIKPTEIYNTKTQTWETTPPTPIEIHHLQAVTFQNEVYAIMALTGQYPHESPIPNIYIYNPSKKEWRVGPEIPKERLRGSAGCVVYKNKIYLVNGITDGHWDGHVAWFDEYDPKTNQWKKMADAPHVRDHVSVAIINDKLYVAGGRRSTARINQVLNLTEPAIDVYDFKTNKWSTLPSELNLPTQRAGNSSVSLGDKLLVIGGESAAQVPSHNEVEAFDTKKMQWVPFPHLNQGRHGTGAAVINGKVYSIAGSANRGGGPELNTIEVLK; from the coding sequence ATGATTTCAAAATTATTAAAACCTTCTCTCTTAATTTCCCTCTTTTCTTGCAATGCATTTATTTTATCAGCCCAAACTTGGGAAAAAGTTTCACCTGTAAATAATTGCACCAATCGCCATGAAAATACGCTTACCGCTGTTGGTGATAAAATAGTTTTATTTGGCGGAAGAGGTATCAAACCAACCGAAATTTATAATACTAAAACACAAACATGGGAAACTACCCCTCCAACTCCAATAGAAATACATCATTTACAAGCAGTTACTTTTCAAAATGAAGTTTATGCAATAATGGCATTAACGGGCCAGTACCCTCACGAATCTCCAATTCCGAATATTTATATATACAATCCAAGCAAAAAAGAGTGGCGAGTTGGCCCAGAAATTCCTAAAGAACGTCTAAGAGGCTCGGCAGGATGTGTTGTATATAAGAATAAAATTTATTTAGTTAATGGTATTACGGATGGTCATTGGGATGGTCATGTGGCATGGTTTGATGAATATGACCCAAAAACAAATCAGTGGAAAAAAATGGCTGACGCCCCTCATGTTCGTGACCACGTGAGTGTGGCAATCATTAATGATAAACTCTACGTGGCAGGAGGGCGACGCTCAACTGCACGCATCAATCAAGTATTAAATCTTACAGAACCAGCGATTGATGTTTATGATTTCAAAACCAATAAATGGTCAACTTTACCAAGCGAACTGAATCTGCCAACTCAAAGAGCAGGAAATTCATCAGTTTCATTAGGAGATAAACTTTTGGTTATTGGTGGCGAAAGTGCCGCTCAAGTACCTTCACATAATGAAGTGGAAGCGTTCGATACTAAAAAAATGCAATGGGTTCCTTTTCCGCATCTTAATCAAGGCAGACATGGAACTGGAGCCGCAGTGATTAATGGAAAAGTATATTCTATTGCAGGCTCGGCTAATAGAGGCGGTGGCCCAGAATTGAACACTATTGAAGTACTAAAATAG